The genomic DNA GAGGTGCTCACGCTCAAGAACGAGCAGGGCGAGCCGCGCACCCCCGTCATCTACATGGAGATTCCGGGCACGGGCGATGACACGGTGGTGTTGTACGGCCACCTGGACAAGCAGCCGGAGATGACGGGCTGGCGCGCGGGCCTGTCGCCCTGGGAGCCGGTGCGCGAGGGCGACAAGCTCTTTGGCCGGGGTGGCGCGGATGACGGCTACTCGGCGTTCGCCTCGCTCGCGGCCATCCGCCTGCTCAAGGAGCAGGGCGTGCCCCACGCGCGCTGCGTGGTGCTCATCGAGGCGTGCGAGGAGAGCGGCAGCTATGACCTGCCCGCGTACATCGAGCACCTGGCGCCGCGCATCGGCAAGGCGTCGCTCGTGGTGTGCCTGGACTCGGGCTGCGCCAACTACGAGCAGCTGTGGATGACCACGTCGCTGCGCGGCCTGGTGAGCGGCAACCTGCGCGTGGACATCCTCTCCGAGGGCGTGCACTCGGGTGACGCGAGCGGCATCGTGCCCTCGTCGTTCCGCATCCTCCGGCAGATCCTCTCGCGCGTGGAGGACGAGCGGACGGGCCGCATCCTCGTGGAGGGGCTGCACGTGCACATCCCCCAGGCGCGTCGCGAGCAGGCGGCGGCGGTGGCGGAGGTGATTGGCGAGGAGGTGTACTCGAAGTTCCCCTGGGTGCCCGGTGCCCACCCGGTGACGACGGATCGCGCGGAGCAGATCCTCAACCGCACGTGGCGTCCGGCCCTGTCCGTGACGGGCGTGGAGGGCATGCCGACGCTGGGCGCCGCGGGCAACGTGCTGCGCCCCTTCACCTCGGTGAAGCTGTCCATGCGGATTCCCCCGCGGCTGGACGCGAAGGCCGCCACGCAGGCGCTCAAGGCGGCGCTGGAGGCGCACCCGCCCTACGGCGCGAAGGTGACGTTCGAGGGTGAGAAGGCGAGCGCCGGATGGGACGCGCCGCCGCTGGAGAAGTGGCTGGAGGCGGCCACGCACGAGGCGTCGCGCACCTACTTCGGGCGGCCCTTCATGGCCATGGGCGAGGGCGGCACCATCCCGTTCATGGAGATGCTCGGCAAGCGCTTCCCCCAGGCCCAGTTCCTCATCACCGGTGTGCTCGGGCCCAACAGCAACGCGCACGGACCCAACGAGTTCCTGCACATCCCCACGGGCAAGAAGCTCACCTGCTGCGTGGCGAGTGTGCTCTCCTCGCACGCCTCGCGCTGAGTCCTTCTCGCCACTCCCCGCGCCTCCTTGGATTGAGGCGGCGCGGGGAGGGCCCTGCTCGACGGCTCAGGAC from Melittangium boletus DSM 14713 includes the following:
- a CDS encoding M20 family metallopeptidase translates to MSTPQRLNSTTAIATSERIWEEEIIPRLHEYIRIPNKSPSFDKEWVKSGHMDKAVKLVAGWCESQAKHIPGLTVEVLTLKNEQGEPRTPVIYMEIPGTGDDTVVLYGHLDKQPEMTGWRAGLSPWEPVREGDKLFGRGGADDGYSAFASLAAIRLLKEQGVPHARCVVLIEACEESGSYDLPAYIEHLAPRIGKASLVVCLDSGCANYEQLWMTTSLRGLVSGNLRVDILSEGVHSGDASGIVPSSFRILRQILSRVEDERTGRILVEGLHVHIPQARREQAAAVAEVIGEEVYSKFPWVPGAHPVTTDRAEQILNRTWRPALSVTGVEGMPTLGAAGNVLRPFTSVKLSMRIPPRLDAKAATQALKAALEAHPPYGAKVTFEGEKASAGWDAPPLEKWLEAATHEASRTYFGRPFMAMGEGGTIPFMEMLGKRFPQAQFLITGVLGPNSNAHGPNEFLHIPTGKKLTCCVASVLSSHASR